A single region of the Etheostoma cragini isolate CJK2018 chromosome 3, CSU_Ecrag_1.0, whole genome shotgun sequence genome encodes:
- the LOC117938375 gene encoding alpha-(1,3)-fucosyltransferase 4-like, whose translation MGVGAHLRAAGRSTFTRRSGLSQQEICCVLVLKRTCSSVCVATVGFLFLLGVCLLYLPDPLTLEPLVSEENSAATLLIWTHPFGRYRKLPDCFALFQIGGCTLTDDGRAYPHADAVIIHHREVAAGTADLPQEPRPRAQKWIWMNYESPAHTPVLWRFEDVFNLTMTYRTDSDIFLPYGYLLPREHRIDGLQNRFAHPLRAPSRLHLLRPRLLAWVISNWSESHARVALYYQLRRYIQVDVFGRAGRPLPEESGGSVVRLVGRYQFYLALENSQHTDYITEKLWNAVRAGAIPVVLGPSRQNYERFLPPQAFIHVDDFPTVRGLARYLLMLRRNPARLKQHLDWRGSYSVHQPTFWAEHYCTACRAVRRNRGRTDVVENLTQWFHS comes from the coding sequence ATGGGAGTTGGGGCTCATTTGAGAGCAGCGGGCCGCTCCACGTTCACAAGGCGATCAGGTTTGTCCCAGCAGGAGATATGTTGTGTACTTGTTCTCAAAAGGACctgctcctctgtgtgtgtggccacCGTCGGGTTTCTGTTCCTTCTGGGAGTCTGCCTGCTCTACTTACCGGACCCGTTGACGCTGGAACCATTAGTCTCTGAGGAGAACAGCGCAGCGACCCTCCTGATATGGACGCATCCATTCGGTCGGTACCGCAAGCTGCCGGACTGCTTTGCGCTCTTTCAGATCGGCGGGTGCACGCTCACCGACGACGGGCGCGCGTACCCGCACGCTGACGCCGTGATCATTCACCACCGGGAAGTTGCCGCCGGCACCGCTGATTTGCCACAGGAACCGCGGCCACGTGCGCAAAAGTGGATATGGATGAACTACGAGTCCCCCGCGCACACACCCGTACTGTGGCGCTTTGAGGATGTGTTTAACCTCACAATGACCTACCGGACAGACTCAGACATTTTTCTGCCGTACGGGTATTTGCTCCCCCGTGAACATAGAATCGATGGTCTCCAGAACCGCTTTGCTCACCCGCTCCGCGCACCCTCGCGCTTACACCTCCTCCGGCCCCGCCTCTTGGCATGGGTCATCAGCAACTGGTCGGAGTCCCATGCGCGCGTGGCCCTCTACTACCAGCTCCGCCGGTACATCCAGGTGGATGTGTTCGGGCGCGCGGGTCGGCCGTTACCGGAGGAGAGCGGCGGCAGCGTGGTGCGGCTGGTCGGACGGTACCAGTTCTACCTGGCGCTGGAGAACTCGCAGCACACCGACTACATCACAGAAAAGCTGTGGAACGCGGTGCGTGCCGGTGCCATCCCGGTGGTCCTGGGTCCCTCCAGGCAGAACTATGAGCGCTTCCTGCCCCCCCAGGCCTTCATCCACGTAGACGACTTCCCCACAGTGCGAGGGCTGGCCCGGTACCTGCTGATGCTGAGGCGCAACCCGGCCCGGCTGAAGCAGCACCTGGACTGGAGAGGGAGCTACAGCGTGCACCAGCCCACCTTTTGGGCTGAACACTACTGTACGGCCTGCAGGGCGGTGAGGAGGAACAGAGGCAGAACCGACGTGGTTGAAAACTTGACACAATGGTTTCACTCGTGA